The following are encoded in a window of Manduca sexta isolate Smith_Timp_Sample1 chromosome 16, JHU_Msex_v1.0, whole genome shotgun sequence genomic DNA:
- the LOC119189481 gene encoding ER membrane protein complex subunit 7-like translates to MKDFISLLITICAFGYGLGAVNPSDEDVGNGRYVIEGKVFPPDELEHTVWQVDTRVHVNGGEYIGFIRDDGVFVIHNVPSGSYVVEIIHPDYMYEPVRVEINSKGKYRARKVNYIQTSQVIQVPYPLRMKPLSRFRYFQVREQWRLTDFLFNPMVIMMVLPLLLIMVLPKMMNDPETKEDLKQISNLTKMTEMPEMSEMFTNLFSGGAPAKPASSKAKQLKKRQ, encoded by the coding sequence atgAAAGATTTCATATCGTTACTCATCACTATCTGTGCTTTCGGTTATGGCCTCGGTGCGGTCAATCCTAGCGACGAAGATGTAGGAAACGGCAGATACGTGATCGAAGGCAAGGTGTTCCCACCCGACGAGCTCGAGCATACTGTCTGGCAGGTGGACACACGCGTACACGTCAATGGTGGAGAGTACATCGGCTTCATACGGGATGATGGTGTGTTCGTCATCCATAATGTGCCCTCAGGGTCCTACGTGGTTGAAATCATCCACCCAGACTACATGTACGAGCCAGTGCGGGTTGAAATCAACTCCAAAGGGAAATACCGCGCGAGGAAAGTGAACTACATACAAACGTCGCAGGTCATACAAGTACCGTATCCATTGCGAATGAAACCTCTGTCGCGATTCAGGTATTTCCAAGTAAGAGAACAATGGCGTCTCACAGATTTCCTGTTTAACCCAATGGTGATCATGATGGTGTTACCGCTTCTCCTAATTATGGTGTTGCCAAAAATGATGAATGATCCGGAGACCAAAGAGGATTTGAAGCAGATAAGCAACCTCACCAAGATGACTGAGATGCCTGAAATGTCAGAGATGTTTACAAACTTGTTCAGCGGAGGAGCTCCTGCCAAGCCTGCAAGTTCTAAAGCAAAACAACTCAAAAAGAGGCAGTAG